A genome region from Cervus elaphus chromosome 18, mCerEla1.1, whole genome shotgun sequence includes the following:
- the LOC122674463 gene encoding kielin/chordin-like protein isoform X8, whose product MQEKSPPLASSFWPPQALSCTSEPGLGSGWGLGALGGGASREAGTTGPDDRHQKPSLNKGWVGGGLVCPHPPSQCVLSQDHSQQGGPSMARAAAVLLSLILQLTSRTLAPGTSRGGAISRDPLGLADVQDYQSEGPTHSSAPAGAPEERWRPLEERLERLEAEVTELREQNKELQGRVTQLESCECHPASPQCWGLGRAWPEGARWEPDACTACVCQDGAANCVPKPGPPHCHGCSHNGQAYGNGETFTPDACTTCRCLDGAVTCTQKPCPRGPCPEPGACCPHCCSGGHRDGETWQLERCVICTCQAGTVRCQGPSCSELNCLESYTPPGECCPVCRPGCEYEGQLYEEGANFLSSSNPCLQCSCLRSLVRCVPMKCPPIPCPKPVLRPGHCCPTCQAQGCTEDGSHWEHGQEWTTPGDPCRICQCLEGHIQCRQRECASLCPYPARPLPGTCCPVCDGCFLNGRDYRSGEPVGSGDPCSHCHCANGSVQCEPPPCPPTPCRHPGRTPGECCPVCDSCEYQGHQYRNQETFQLQESGRCVRCACQAGEVSCEERECPGTPCTLPDSGPRLCSVCVLDGEEFAEGVQWEPDGQPCTTCSCQAGVPVCGTLLCSPAPCQHPTQPPGACCPSCEGCTYHGQVYTNGQNFTDADPCRTCRCEDGTVTCSLVNCPPTTCARPQSGPGQCCPTCPDCVLEKQVFVNGERFSHPQDPCQECQCQEGHAHCQHRVCPRTACAHPLPGVCCQNNCNGCAFGGKEYPNGADFPHPSDPCRLCHCLGGNVQCLARRCPPLSCPEPVLLPGECCPQCPASPSGCPRPGGLVPARHQEHFSPPDDPCRHCLCLDGLVSCQRLPCPPTPCTHPRQGPCCRSCDGCLYQGKEFASGERFPSPTAGCHVCLCWEGSVSCEPRACAPAQCPFPAQDDCCPACDGCEYLGESYLSSQEFPDPHEPCNLCTCLGGFVTCSRRPCEPLGCSHPLTQAGHCCPTCQGCLYHGVTAAPGETLPDPLDPTCSLCTCQAASLPQEGSVHCWKKPCPPALCPRPSAGRCFCPTCHSCPSPGQEEFEGPSGSCERCRCEAGQVSCVRQPCPPLSCPLQVTEQGSCCPRCRGCLLHGEEHPEGSSWKPPDSPCSSCMCHEGVVTCARVQCSTSCAQPHQGPSDCCPRCSDCEHEGRKYEPGESFQPGADPCEVCVCELQPEGTPSLHCHRRQCPRLVGCPAGQLLTPGPQQCCPTCAEALSHCTEHLLGSELTPPDPCYTCRCQDLTWLCIHRACPELSCPLPERYIPPGSCCPVCQECVVEAEGRTVADGESWRDPSNACVTCTCRRGHVECRLEECQALTCPRGWAKVREAGRCCERCQAPAPSCAHQGRRVASGERWDVDACTNCSCVAGTVRCHSQRCAPLSCGPDQAPALSPGSCCPRCLPRPASCMAFGDPHYRTFDGRLLHFQGSCSYVLAKDCRGGDFSVHVANDDRGLSGVSWTQEVAVLLGDVAVRLLQGGEVTVDGRPVALPFLQEPLFYVELRGHTVVLHSQPGLQVLWDGRSQVEVRVPGSYRGHMCGLCGNFNGFAQDDLQDPEELLRPTEAAFGNSWQVPEGPGSGRPCSKGREVDPCRAAGYRARREANARCAVLKSAPFSRCHAVVPPDPFFAACVYDLCACGPGSSADACLCDALEAYASHCRRAGVTPAWRGPTLCVVGCPLDRGFVFDECGPPCPRTCFNRHIPLGELAAHCVRPCIPGCQCPAGLVEHEAHCISPEACPPVLLTGDQLPSTPRNPSREPQGPT is encoded by the exons ATGCAGGAGAAGTCGCCCCCACTTGCTTCCAGCTTCTGGCCCCCCCAGGCACTCTCCTGCACCTCTgagccagggctggggtcaggaTGGGGCCTGGGGGCCCTGGGTGGAGGTGCCAGCAGGGAGGCAGGCACCACAGGCCCGGATGACAGACACCAGAAGCCCTCCCTGAACAAAGGCTGGGTGGGAGGCGGCCTGGTGTGTCCCCACCCCCCCTCCCAGTGCGTGCTGAGCCAAGACCACAGTCAGCAAGGCGGGCCGAGCATGGCCAGGGCCGCGGCCGTCCTGCTGTCCCTCATTCTGCAGCTCACGAGCCGGACACTGGCCCCGGGGACCAGCAGAG GTGGGGCCATCTCCAGGGATCCCCTTGGCCTTGCTGACGTCCAGGACTACCAGTCAGAGGGGCCAACCCACTCGTCAGCCCCTGCTGGGGCCCCCGAGGAACGGTGGCGCCCCCTGGAGGAGCGGCTGGAAAGGCTGGAGGCTGAGGTCACGGAGCTCAGAGAACAG AACAAGGAACTGCAGGGCAGGGTGACGCAGCTGGAGTCCTGTGAGTGCCACCCGGCTTCCCCCCAGTGTTGGGGCTTGGGCCGGGCCTGGCCCGAGGGGGCTCGCTGGGAGCCCGATGCCTGCACAGCCTGTGTCTGCCAGGACGGGGCTGCAAACTGTGTTCCCAAGCCCGGCCCGCCCCACTGCCACG GCTGCAGCCACAATGGTCAGGCCTATGGCAATGGGGAGACCTTCACCCCAGATGCCTGCACCACCTGCCGCTGCCTG GACGGTGCTGTAACTTGCACCCAGAAGCCATGCCCGAGAGGACCCTGCCCAGAGCCGGGAGCATGCTGCCCACACT GCTGCTCTGGAGGCCACAGGGATGGGGAAACGTGGCAATTGGAGCGCTGTGTTATCTGCACCTGCCAG GCAGGGACAGTGCGGTGCCAGGGGCCCTCATGCTCAGAGCTGAACTGCCTGGAGAGCTACACCCCACCTGGGGAGTGCTGCCCTGTCTGCCGGCCAG GCTGTGAGTATGAGGGGCAGCTTTACGAGGAAGGGGCCAATTTCCTGTCCAGCTCCAACCCTTGTctccagtgctcctgcctg aggagcctggttcgCTGCGTGCCCATGAAGTGTCCGCCCATCCCCTGCCCCAAGCCGGTCCTGAGGCCTGGGCACTGCTGCCCGACCTGCCAAG CTCAAGGCTGCACAGAAGATGGTTCTCACTGGGAGCATGGCCAAGAGTGGACCACCCCTGGGGACCCCTGCCGGATCTGCCAGTGCCTG GAGGGCCACATCCAGTGCCGCCAGCGAGAATGTGCCAGTCTCTGCCCATACCCTGCCCGGCCCCTCCCGGGCACCTGCTGCCCTGTGTGTGATG GCTGTTTCCTAAACGGGCGGGACTACCGCAGTGGGGAGCCCGTGGGCTCTGGGGACCCCTGCTCGCACTGCCATTGTGCC AACGGGAGTGTCCAGTGTGAGCCTCCGCCCTGCCCACCCACGccctgcagacacccaggcagGACCCCGGGGGAGTGCTGCCCTGTCTGTGACA GCTGTGAGTACCAGGGGCACCAGTATCGGAACCAGGAGACCTTCCAGCTCCAAGAGAGTGGCCGCTGTGTCCGCTGCGCCTGCCAG GCTGGCGAGGTCTCCTGCGAGGAGCGCGAGTGCCCAGGCACGCCTTGCACCCTGCCTGACTCTGGCCCCCGGCTCTGCTcag TCTGCGTGCTtgatggagaggagtttgctgagGGTGTCCAGTGGGAGCCTGATGGCCAGCCCTGCACGACCTGCTCCTGTCAAGCTGGGGTGCCTGTGTGTGGGACTTTGCtctgctccccagccccctgccagCACCCCACCCAGCCCCCGG GTGCCTGCTGCCCCAGCTGTGAGGGCTGCACTTACCACGGCCAAGTGTACACCAACGGGCAGAACTTCACAGACGCAGACCCTTGCCGCACCTGCCGCTGCGAG GATGGGACCGTGACGTGCTCCTTGGTCAACTGCCCTCCCACAACCTGTGCCAGGCCTCAGAGTGGACCCGGCCAGTGCTGCCCCACGTGCCCAG ACTGCGTCCTGGAGAAACAGGTGTTTGTGAATGGTGAGCGCTTCTCACACCCCCAAGACCCGTGCCAGGAATGCCAGTGCCAGGAAGGCCATGCCCACTGCCAACACCGGGTCTGCCCCCGGACCGCCTGTGCCCACCCGCTGCCTGGTGTCTGTTGCCAGAACAACTGCAATG GTTGTGCCTTTGGAGGGAAAGAGTACCCCAACGGGGCCGACTTCCCCCACCCTTCTGACCCCTGCCGGCTGTGTCACTGTCTG GGAGGCAATGTGCAGTGCCTGGCGCGCCGCTGCCCGCCCCTGTCCTGCCCAGAGCCGGTCCTGCTGCCTGGAGAGTGCTGCCCACAGTGCCCAG CCTCCCCCTCGGGCTGCCCTCGGCCGGGGGGCTTGGTCCCCGCCCGCCACCAGGAGCACTTCTCCCCGCCCGACGACCCCTGCCGCCACTGCCTCTGCCTGGACGGCTTGGTGTCCTGCCAGCGACTGCCCTGCCCACCCACGCCCTGCACCCACCCGCGCCAGGGGCCCTGCTGCCGCTCCTGTGATG GCTGCCTGTACCAGGGGAAGGAGTTCGCCAGTGGGGAGCGCTTCCCTTCGCCCACTGCCGGCTGTCACGTCTGCCTCTGCTGGGAGGGCAGCGTCAGCTGTGAGCCCAGGGCTTGTGCACCTGCACAGTGCCCCTTCCCTGCCCAGGATGACTGCTGCCCTGCCTGTGACG GCTGTGAGTATCTGGGGGAGTCCTACCTGAGCAGCCAGGAGTTCCCAGATCCCCACGAGCCCTGCAACCTGTGTACCTGCCTTGGAGGCTTCGTGACCTGCAGCCGCCGGCCCTGTGAGCCCCTGGGCTGCAGCCACCCGCTCACCCAAGCTGGGCACTGCTGCCCGACCTGCCAGG GATGCCTCTATCATGGGGTCACTGCTGCCCCTGGAGAGACCCTTCCTGACCCACTAGACCCCACCTGCTCGCTCTGCACCTGCCAG GCGGCCTCTCTCCCCCAGGAAGGTTCCGTGCACTGCTGGAAGAAGCCGTGTCCTCCGGCTCTCTGCCCTCGCCCCTCTGCAGGACGCTGCTTCTGCCCCACTTGCCACA GCTGCCCCTCTCCGGGCCAGGAGGAGTTTGAGGGGCCCTCAGGCAGCTGTGAGCGGTGTCGCTGTGAG GCCGGCCAGGTCAGCTGTGTGCGGCAGCCCTGCCCGCCCCTGTCCTGCCCGCTCCAGGTCACGGAGCAGGGGAGCTGCTGTCCTCGCTGCAGAG GCTGCCTGCTCCATGGGGAGGAGCACCCCGAAGGCAGTAGCTGGAAGCCCCCCGAcagcccctgctcctcctgcatgTGTCATGAGGGTGTCGTCACCTGTGCCCGCGTCCAGTGTTCCACCTCCTGCGCCCAGCCCCACCAGGGGCCCAGTGACTGCTGCCCTCGGTGCTCCG ACTGTGAGCATGAGGGTCGGAAGTATGAGCCAGGAGAGAGCTTCCAGCCTGGTGCAGACCCCTGCGAAGTATGCGTCTGTGAG CTGCAGCCTGAGGGGACACCCAGCCTGCACTGTCACCGGCGGCAGTGCCcccgcctggtgggctgccccgCCGGCCAGCTCCTGacccctgggccccagcagtgctGCCCCACCTGTGCCG AGGCGCTGAGTCACTGCACGGAGCACCTGCTGGGGTCTGAGCTGACCCCACCAGACCCCTGCTACACCTGCCGGTGCCAG GACCTGACTTGGCTCTGCATTCACCGGGCCTGTCCTGAGCTCAGCTGTCCCCTGCCGGAACGCTACATACCCCCTGGGAGCTGCTGCCCCGTGTGCCAGG AATGTGTGGTGGAGGCTGAGGGCCGGACAGTGGCGGATGGAGAGAGCTGGCGGGACCCCAGCAATGCCTGTGTCACCTGCACCTGCCGT CGGGGCCACGTGGAGTGCCGCCTGGAGGAGTGCCAGGCGCTCACCTGCCCGCGCGGCTGGGCGAAGGTGCGGGAGGCTGGCCGGTGCTGTGAGAGGTGCCAAG cccccgccccgtcGTGCGCGCACCAGGGCCGGCGGGTGGCCTCCGGGGAGCGCTGGGACGTGGACGCCTGCACCAACTGCTCCTGCGTGGCAGGCACCGTGCGCTGCCACAGCCAGCGCTGCGCGCCGCTCTCCTGTGGGCCC GACCAGGCCCCCGCCCTGAGTCCCGGCAGCTGCTGTCCCCGCTGCCTGCCCCGGCCCGCTTCCTGCATGGCCTTCGGAGACCCTCATTACCGCACCTTCGACGGCCGCCTGCTGCACTTCCAGGGCAGCTGCAGCTACGTGCTGGCCAAGGACTGCCGTGGCGGGGACTTCAG CGTGCACGTGGCCAACGATGACCGGGGCCTGAGCGGCGTGTCCTGGACCCAGGAGGTGGCTGTGCTGCTGGGAGACGTGGCCGTGCGGCTGCTGCAGGGCGGGGAGGTCACG GTGGATGGCCGCCCCGTGGCCTTGCCCTTCCTGCAGGAACCGCTGTTCTACGTGGAGCTTCGGGGACACACGGTGGTGCTGCACTCCCAGCCGGGCCTCCAG GTGCTGTGGGATGGGCGGTCCCAGGTGGAGGTGAGAGTGCCTGGCTCCTACCGGGGCCACATGTGTGGGCTCTGTGGCAACTTCAATGGCTTTGCCCAGGATGACCTGCAGGACCCTGAGGAGCTGCTCCGGCCCACTGAGGCTGCGTTTGGGAATAGCTGGCAG GTCCCAGAGGGCCCAGGATCTGGTCGGCCCTGTTCCAAGGGCCGTGAGGTGGATCCATGCCGGGCAGCAGGGTACCGTGCCAGGCGTGAGGCCAACGCCCGGTGTGCAGTGCTGAAGTCTGCCCCGTTCAGCCGCTGCCATGCTGTGGTGCCACCAGACCCCTTCTTTGCCGCCTGCGTGTATGACCTCTGTGCTTGCGGGCCCGGTTCCTCTGCTGACGCCTGCCTCTGCGATGCTCTGGAAGCCTATGCCAGCCACTGTCGCCGTGCAGGGGTGACACCGGCCTGGCGGGGCCCCACACTCTGTG TGGTGGGCTGCCCCCTGGACCGCGGCTTCGTGTTTGATGAGTGTGGCCCACCCTGTCCCCGCACCTGCTTCAACCGGCACATCCCCCTGGGGGAGCTGGCAGCCCACTGTGTGCGACCCTGCATCCCCGGCTGCCAGTGCCCGGCGGGCCTGGtggagcacgaggcccactgtatCTCACCCGAGGCCTGCCCCCCAGTCCTGCTCACTGGGGACCAGCTGCCCAGCACTCCGCGCAACCCCAGCCGGGAGCCCCAGGGGCCAACCTGA
- the LOC122674463 gene encoding kielin/chordin-like protein isoform X2, producing MQEKSPPLASSFWPPQALSCTSEPGLGSGWGLGALGGGASREAGTTGPDDRHQKPSLNKGWVGGGLVCPHPPSQCVLSQDHSQQGGPSMARAAAVLLSLILQLTSRTLAPGTSRGGAISRDPLGLADVQDYQSEGPTHSSAPAGAPEERWRPLEERLERLEAEVTELREQEPIQTPGHENWRCLSGMLPGGGPISALPSPPALAFIPCGRQWGRLNQCLLPPLPQNKELQGRVTQLESCECHPASPQCWGLGRAWPEGARWEPDACTACVCQDGAANCVPKPGPPHCHGCSHNGQAYGNGETFTPDACTTCRCLDGAVTCTQKPCPRGPCPEPGACCPHCCSGGHRDGETWQLERCVICTCQAGTVRCQGPSCSELNCLESYTPPGECCPVCRPGCEYEGQLYEEGANFLSSSNPCLQCSCLRSLVRCVPMKCPPIPCPKPVLRPGHCCPTCQAQGCTEDGSHWEHGQEWTTPGDPCRICQCLEGHIQCRQRECASLCPYPARPLPGTCCPVCDGCFLNGRDYRSGEPVGSGDPCSHCHCANGSVQCEPPPCPPTPCRHPGRTPGECCPVCDSCEYQGHQYRNQETFQLQESGRCVRCACQAGEVSCEERECPGTPCTLPDSGPRLCSVCVLDGEEFAEGVQWEPDGQPCTTCSCQAGVPVCGTLLCSPAPCQHPTQPPGACCPSCEGCTYHGQVYTNGQNFTDADPCRTCRCEDGTVTCSLVNCPPTTCARPQSGPGQCCPTCPDCVLEKQVFVNGERFSHPQDPCQECQCQEGHAHCQHRVCPRTACAHPLPGVCCQNNCNGCAFGGKEYPNGADFPHPSDPCRLCHCLGGNVQCLARRCPPLSCPEPVLLPGECCPQCPASPSGCPRPGGLVPARHQEHFSPPDDPCRHCLCLDGLVSCQRLPCPPTPCTHPRQGPCCRSCDGCLYQGKEFASGERFPSPTAGCHVCLCWEGSVSCEPRACAPAQCPFPAQDDCCPACDGCEYLGESYLSSQEFPDPHEPCNLCTCLGGFVTCSRRPCEPLGCSHPLTQAGHCCPTCQGCLYHGVTAAPGETLPDPLDPTCSLCTCQAGQVSCVRQPCPPLSCPLQVTEQGSCCPRCRGCLLHGEEHPEGSSWKPPDSPCSSCMCHEGVVTCARVQCSTSCAQPHQGPSDCCPRCSDCEHEGRKYEPGESFQPGADPCEVCVCELQPEGTPSLHCHRRQCPRLVGCPAGQLLTPGPQQCCPTCAEALSHCTEHLLGSELTPPDPCYTCRCQDLTWLCIHRACPELSCPLPERYIPPGSCCPVCQECVVEAEGRTVADGESWRDPSNACVTCTCRRGHVECRLEECQALTCPRGWAKVREAGRCCERCQAPAPSCAHQGRRVASGERWDVDACTNCSCVAGTVRCHSQRCAPLSCGPDQAPALSPGSCCPRCLPRPASCMAFGDPHYRTFDGRLLHFQGSCSYVLAKDCRGGDFSVHVANDDRGLSGVSWTQEVAVLLGDVAVRLLQGGEVTVDGRPVALPFLQEPLFYVELRGHTVVLHSQPGLQVLWDGRSQVEVRVPGSYRGHMCGLCGNFNGFAQDDLQDPEELLRPTEAAFGNSWQVPEGPGSGRPCSKGREVDPCRAAGYRARREANARCAVLKSAPFSRCHAVVPPDPFFAACVYDLCACGPGSSADACLCDALEAYASHCRRAGVTPAWRGPTLCVVGCPLDRGFVFDECGPPCPRTCFNRHIPLGELAAHCVRPCIPGCQCPAGLVEHEAHCISPEACPPVLLTGDQLPSTPRNPSREPQGPT from the exons ATGCAGGAGAAGTCGCCCCCACTTGCTTCCAGCTTCTGGCCCCCCCAGGCACTCTCCTGCACCTCTgagccagggctggggtcaggaTGGGGCCTGGGGGCCCTGGGTGGAGGTGCCAGCAGGGAGGCAGGCACCACAGGCCCGGATGACAGACACCAGAAGCCCTCCCTGAACAAAGGCTGGGTGGGAGGCGGCCTGGTGTGTCCCCACCCCCCCTCCCAGTGCGTGCTGAGCCAAGACCACAGTCAGCAAGGCGGGCCGAGCATGGCCAGGGCCGCGGCCGTCCTGCTGTCCCTCATTCTGCAGCTCACGAGCCGGACACTGGCCCCGGGGACCAGCAGAG GTGGGGCCATCTCCAGGGATCCCCTTGGCCTTGCTGACGTCCAGGACTACCAGTCAGAGGGGCCAACCCACTCGTCAGCCCCTGCTGGGGCCCCCGAGGAACGGTGGCGCCCCCTGGAGGAGCGGCTGGAAAGGCTGGAGGCTGAGGTCACGGAGCTCAGAGAACAG GAGCCCATCCAGACCCCAGGCCATGAGAACTGGCGCTGTCTGAGCGGGATGCTGCCCGGAGGTGGGCCCATCTctgctcttccttctcctcctgccctggctTTCATACCCTGCGGGAGACAGTGGGGGAGGCTGAACCAGTGCCTCCTACCCCCCCTTCCCCAGAACAAGGAACTGCAGGGCAGGGTGACGCAGCTGGAGTCCTGTGAGTGCCACCCGGCTTCCCCCCAGTGTTGGGGCTTGGGCCGGGCCTGGCCCGAGGGGGCTCGCTGGGAGCCCGATGCCTGCACAGCCTGTGTCTGCCAGGACGGGGCTGCAAACTGTGTTCCCAAGCCCGGCCCGCCCCACTGCCACG GCTGCAGCCACAATGGTCAGGCCTATGGCAATGGGGAGACCTTCACCCCAGATGCCTGCACCACCTGCCGCTGCCTG GACGGTGCTGTAACTTGCACCCAGAAGCCATGCCCGAGAGGACCCTGCCCAGAGCCGGGAGCATGCTGCCCACACT GCTGCTCTGGAGGCCACAGGGATGGGGAAACGTGGCAATTGGAGCGCTGTGTTATCTGCACCTGCCAG GCAGGGACAGTGCGGTGCCAGGGGCCCTCATGCTCAGAGCTGAACTGCCTGGAGAGCTACACCCCACCTGGGGAGTGCTGCCCTGTCTGCCGGCCAG GCTGTGAGTATGAGGGGCAGCTTTACGAGGAAGGGGCCAATTTCCTGTCCAGCTCCAACCCTTGTctccagtgctcctgcctg aggagcctggttcgCTGCGTGCCCATGAAGTGTCCGCCCATCCCCTGCCCCAAGCCGGTCCTGAGGCCTGGGCACTGCTGCCCGACCTGCCAAG CTCAAGGCTGCACAGAAGATGGTTCTCACTGGGAGCATGGCCAAGAGTGGACCACCCCTGGGGACCCCTGCCGGATCTGCCAGTGCCTG GAGGGCCACATCCAGTGCCGCCAGCGAGAATGTGCCAGTCTCTGCCCATACCCTGCCCGGCCCCTCCCGGGCACCTGCTGCCCTGTGTGTGATG GCTGTTTCCTAAACGGGCGGGACTACCGCAGTGGGGAGCCCGTGGGCTCTGGGGACCCCTGCTCGCACTGCCATTGTGCC AACGGGAGTGTCCAGTGTGAGCCTCCGCCCTGCCCACCCACGccctgcagacacccaggcagGACCCCGGGGGAGTGCTGCCCTGTCTGTGACA GCTGTGAGTACCAGGGGCACCAGTATCGGAACCAGGAGACCTTCCAGCTCCAAGAGAGTGGCCGCTGTGTCCGCTGCGCCTGCCAG GCTGGCGAGGTCTCCTGCGAGGAGCGCGAGTGCCCAGGCACGCCTTGCACCCTGCCTGACTCTGGCCCCCGGCTCTGCTcag TCTGCGTGCTtgatggagaggagtttgctgagGGTGTCCAGTGGGAGCCTGATGGCCAGCCCTGCACGACCTGCTCCTGTCAAGCTGGGGTGCCTGTGTGTGGGACTTTGCtctgctccccagccccctgccagCACCCCACCCAGCCCCCGG GTGCCTGCTGCCCCAGCTGTGAGGGCTGCACTTACCACGGCCAAGTGTACACCAACGGGCAGAACTTCACAGACGCAGACCCTTGCCGCACCTGCCGCTGCGAG GATGGGACCGTGACGTGCTCCTTGGTCAACTGCCCTCCCACAACCTGTGCCAGGCCTCAGAGTGGACCCGGCCAGTGCTGCCCCACGTGCCCAG ACTGCGTCCTGGAGAAACAGGTGTTTGTGAATGGTGAGCGCTTCTCACACCCCCAAGACCCGTGCCAGGAATGCCAGTGCCAGGAAGGCCATGCCCACTGCCAACACCGGGTCTGCCCCCGGACCGCCTGTGCCCACCCGCTGCCTGGTGTCTGTTGCCAGAACAACTGCAATG GTTGTGCCTTTGGAGGGAAAGAGTACCCCAACGGGGCCGACTTCCCCCACCCTTCTGACCCCTGCCGGCTGTGTCACTGTCTG GGAGGCAATGTGCAGTGCCTGGCGCGCCGCTGCCCGCCCCTGTCCTGCCCAGAGCCGGTCCTGCTGCCTGGAGAGTGCTGCCCACAGTGCCCAG CCTCCCCCTCGGGCTGCCCTCGGCCGGGGGGCTTGGTCCCCGCCCGCCACCAGGAGCACTTCTCCCCGCCCGACGACCCCTGCCGCCACTGCCTCTGCCTGGACGGCTTGGTGTCCTGCCAGCGACTGCCCTGCCCACCCACGCCCTGCACCCACCCGCGCCAGGGGCCCTGCTGCCGCTCCTGTGATG GCTGCCTGTACCAGGGGAAGGAGTTCGCCAGTGGGGAGCGCTTCCCTTCGCCCACTGCCGGCTGTCACGTCTGCCTCTGCTGGGAGGGCAGCGTCAGCTGTGAGCCCAGGGCTTGTGCACCTGCACAGTGCCCCTTCCCTGCCCAGGATGACTGCTGCCCTGCCTGTGACG GCTGTGAGTATCTGGGGGAGTCCTACCTGAGCAGCCAGGAGTTCCCAGATCCCCACGAGCCCTGCAACCTGTGTACCTGCCTTGGAGGCTTCGTGACCTGCAGCCGCCGGCCCTGTGAGCCCCTGGGCTGCAGCCACCCGCTCACCCAAGCTGGGCACTGCTGCCCGACCTGCCAGG GATGCCTCTATCATGGGGTCACTGCTGCCCCTGGAGAGACCCTTCCTGACCCACTAGACCCCACCTGCTCGCTCTGCACCTGCCAG GCCGGCCAGGTCAGCTGTGTGCGGCAGCCCTGCCCGCCCCTGTCCTGCCCGCTCCAGGTCACGGAGCAGGGGAGCTGCTGTCCTCGCTGCAGAG GCTGCCTGCTCCATGGGGAGGAGCACCCCGAAGGCAGTAGCTGGAAGCCCCCCGAcagcccctgctcctcctgcatgTGTCATGAGGGTGTCGTCACCTGTGCCCGCGTCCAGTGTTCCACCTCCTGCGCCCAGCCCCACCAGGGGCCCAGTGACTGCTGCCCTCGGTGCTCCG ACTGTGAGCATGAGGGTCGGAAGTATGAGCCAGGAGAGAGCTTCCAGCCTGGTGCAGACCCCTGCGAAGTATGCGTCTGTGAG CTGCAGCCTGAGGGGACACCCAGCCTGCACTGTCACCGGCGGCAGTGCCcccgcctggtgggctgccccgCCGGCCAGCTCCTGacccctgggccccagcagtgctGCCCCACCTGTGCCG AGGCGCTGAGTCACTGCACGGAGCACCTGCTGGGGTCTGAGCTGACCCCACCAGACCCCTGCTACACCTGCCGGTGCCAG GACCTGACTTGGCTCTGCATTCACCGGGCCTGTCCTGAGCTCAGCTGTCCCCTGCCGGAACGCTACATACCCCCTGGGAGCTGCTGCCCCGTGTGCCAGG AATGTGTGGTGGAGGCTGAGGGCCGGACAGTGGCGGATGGAGAGAGCTGGCGGGACCCCAGCAATGCCTGTGTCACCTGCACCTGCCGT CGGGGCCACGTGGAGTGCCGCCTGGAGGAGTGCCAGGCGCTCACCTGCCCGCGCGGCTGGGCGAAGGTGCGGGAGGCTGGCCGGTGCTGTGAGAGGTGCCAAG cccccgccccgtcGTGCGCGCACCAGGGCCGGCGGGTGGCCTCCGGGGAGCGCTGGGACGTGGACGCCTGCACCAACTGCTCCTGCGTGGCAGGCACCGTGCGCTGCCACAGCCAGCGCTGCGCGCCGCTCTCCTGTGGGCCC GACCAGGCCCCCGCCCTGAGTCCCGGCAGCTGCTGTCCCCGCTGCCTGCCCCGGCCCGCTTCCTGCATGGCCTTCGGAGACCCTCATTACCGCACCTTCGACGGCCGCCTGCTGCACTTCCAGGGCAGCTGCAGCTACGTGCTGGCCAAGGACTGCCGTGGCGGGGACTTCAG CGTGCACGTGGCCAACGATGACCGGGGCCTGAGCGGCGTGTCCTGGACCCAGGAGGTGGCTGTGCTGCTGGGAGACGTGGCCGTGCGGCTGCTGCAGGGCGGGGAGGTCACG GTGGATGGCCGCCCCGTGGCCTTGCCCTTCCTGCAGGAACCGCTGTTCTACGTGGAGCTTCGGGGACACACGGTGGTGCTGCACTCCCAGCCGGGCCTCCAG GTGCTGTGGGATGGGCGGTCCCAGGTGGAGGTGAGAGTGCCTGGCTCCTACCGGGGCCACATGTGTGGGCTCTGTGGCAACTTCAATGGCTTTGCCCAGGATGACCTGCAGGACCCTGAGGAGCTGCTCCGGCCCACTGAGGCTGCGTTTGGGAATAGCTGGCAG GTCCCAGAGGGCCCAGGATCTGGTCGGCCCTGTTCCAAGGGCCGTGAGGTGGATCCATGCCGGGCAGCAGGGTACCGTGCCAGGCGTGAGGCCAACGCCCGGTGTGCAGTGCTGAAGTCTGCCCCGTTCAGCCGCTGCCATGCTGTGGTGCCACCAGACCCCTTCTTTGCCGCCTGCGTGTATGACCTCTGTGCTTGCGGGCCCGGTTCCTCTGCTGACGCCTGCCTCTGCGATGCTCTGGAAGCCTATGCCAGCCACTGTCGCCGTGCAGGGGTGACACCGGCCTGGCGGGGCCCCACACTCTGTG TGGTGGGCTGCCCCCTGGACCGCGGCTTCGTGTTTGATGAGTGTGGCCCACCCTGTCCCCGCACCTGCTTCAACCGGCACATCCCCCTGGGGGAGCTGGCAGCCCACTGTGTGCGACCCTGCATCCCCGGCTGCCAGTGCCCGGCGGGCCTGGtggagcacgaggcccactgtatCTCACCCGAGGCCTGCCCCCCAGTCCTGCTCACTGGGGACCAGCTGCCCAGCACTCCGCGCAACCCCAGCCGGGAGCCCCAGGGGCCAACCTGA